In Planctomycetota bacterium, a single genomic region encodes these proteins:
- a CDS encoding SDR family oxidoreductase — translation MAKLKGQTIAVTGGNSGIGFETCKVLAERGAHVILMGRDEHRCLRAAEQINGHVKIVVCDLADFASVRRAVERIDKLHVLINNAGMHSSQYKETVDGFEQTLQVNHLGHYLLTSLLLPKMSSNDPRVINLSSRAHENSPTPDFDDLNLKTRYRGIRAYCQSKLFNIWFTKTLDEKYPQVQTNAVHPGVIATGIFRNLPWIVRTPILKFFTKTPEEGAKTSIHLAADDIDVSGRYWRDEKPTNESKLAKDAALARRFWDWSLKATGARWPTVEGANG, via the coding sequence ATGGCAAAGTTGAAGGGCCAAACCATCGCGGTTACCGGCGGCAACAGCGGCATCGGCTTCGAAACCTGCAAGGTCCTCGCCGAACGCGGAGCGCACGTCATCCTCATGGGCCGCGACGAACACCGTTGCCTGCGCGCCGCCGAGCAGATCAACGGCCATGTGAAGATCGTCGTCTGCGATCTGGCCGACTTCGCCAGTGTCCGCCGCGCCGTCGAGCGTATCGACAAGCTGCACGTCCTGATCAACAACGCCGGCATGCACTCCAGCCAGTACAAGGAAACCGTCGACGGCTTCGAGCAAACCCTCCAGGTGAACCACCTCGGCCACTACCTGCTCACGTCGCTGCTGTTGCCGAAGATGTCGAGCAACGACCCGCGCGTGATCAACCTCAGCAGCCGGGCCCACGAGAACAGCCCCACGCCCGACTTCGACGACCTGAACCTCAAGACTCGCTATCGCGGTATCCGCGCCTATTGCCAATCCAAGCTCTTCAACATCTGGTTCACCAAGACCCTCGACGAGAAGTACCCGCAGGTGCAAACCAACGCCGTCCACCCCGGCGTGATCGCGACGGGCATCTTCCGCAACCTCCCGTGGATCGTCCGGACACCGATCCTGAAGTTCTTCACCAAGACGCCCGAGGAAGGCGCGAAAACGAGCATCCACCTCGCCGCCGATGACATTGACGTGAGCGGCCGCTACTGGCGTGACGAGAAGCCGACCAACGAGAGCAAGCTCGCCAAGGACGCCGCGCTCGCCCGCCGCTTCTGGGACTGGAGTTTGAAAGCCACCGGCGCGCGGTGGCCTACGGTCGAAGGTGCCAACGGTTGA
- a CDS encoding SRPBCC family protein yields MPTVEYTTRVPAPLADVWAWHEDIYDAFLALVPPDQQVELVKAEPLPPRVGTIVEIKTKVPVLGWKPWIAEYVGHEPPNENGEAWFIDRSNEGPFKHWNHKHHFKSEGNETVLTDSIHYTPPFGPIGWVADKLLIRRQLNAMFAYRHKVTREKFSGVGSR; encoded by the coding sequence GTGCCAACGGTTGAATACACGACGCGCGTCCCCGCACCCCTCGCCGACGTCTGGGCCTGGCACGAGGACATCTACGATGCGTTCCTCGCGCTGGTCCCGCCGGACCAGCAGGTGGAGCTGGTGAAGGCAGAGCCGTTGCCGCCGCGGGTGGGGACGATCGTGGAGATCAAGACGAAGGTGCCCGTGCTGGGCTGGAAGCCGTGGATCGCCGAGTACGTCGGCCACGAACCGCCGAATGAGAACGGCGAAGCCTGGTTCATCGACCGCAGCAACGAAGGCCCGTTCAAGCACTGGAACCACAAGCACCACTTCAAGTCGGAAGGCAACGAAACGGTCCTGACCGACTCCATCCACTACACCCCGCCCTTCGGCCCCATCGGCTGGGTCGCCGACAAGCTCCTCATCCGCCGCCAGCTCAACGCGATGTTCGCGTACCGACACAAGGTGACCCGCGAGAAGTTTAGCGGAGTTGGTAGTCGGTAA
- a CDS encoding 5-(carboxyamino)imidazole ribonucleotide synthase, which translates to MPRTIQPGSTIGILGGGQLGRMFGIAARRMGYRVHCLDPAQDCPAGQVADVEINRPYDDIDAARNFANRVDVVTFEFENVPAETLEAIEAITPVHPSPHVLHTCRHRLREKTFLREGRFPHADWKECQSAEDVAEAVEAFGGGILKTALFGYDGKGQSKLKPGDDYAAAWAALNQPTCVVEKIVPFDREISVIVARTAAGEMKSFPPFENVHVNHILDVATCPADAPGAVELAEAIADKLDVVGLLAVEMFVVGDDILVNELAPRPHNSGHLTFDACVTSQFEQQLRAVCGLPLGDPSLLCGGAAMANLLGDLWADGEPNWPAALQDPRVKLHLYGKTEARKGRKMGHLAVCLSRPDKHAAQEVVAGIRGSIIRCCSN; encoded by the coding sequence ATGCCCCGCACCATCCAACCCGGTTCCACCATCGGCATCCTCGGCGGCGGGCAGCTCGGCCGCATGTTCGGCATCGCCGCCCGACGCATGGGCTACCGCGTGCATTGCCTCGACCCCGCACAGGACTGCCCGGCCGGCCAGGTCGCCGACGTCGAGATCAACCGTCCCTACGACGACATCGACGCCGCGCGGAACTTTGCCAACCGCGTCGATGTGGTGACCTTCGAGTTCGAGAACGTCCCGGCCGAGACACTCGAAGCGATCGAAGCCATCACGCCGGTGCATCCCTCGCCGCACGTCCTGCACACCTGTCGGCACCGCCTGCGCGAGAAGACGTTCCTGCGCGAAGGCCGATTCCCGCACGCGGACTGGAAGGAATGCCAAAGTGCCGAGGACGTCGCCGAGGCGGTCGAAGCCTTCGGCGGCGGGATTTTGAAGACCGCGCTATTCGGTTACGACGGCAAGGGGCAGAGCAAACTGAAACCCGGTGACGACTACGCCGCGGCGTGGGCCGCGCTGAACCAGCCGACGTGCGTCGTTGAGAAGATCGTCCCCTTCGATCGCGAGATCAGCGTCATCGTCGCCCGCACCGCGGCGGGGGAGATGAAAAGCTTCCCGCCGTTCGAGAACGTGCACGTCAACCACATCCTCGACGTGGCGACCTGTCCGGCCGATGCGCCGGGCGCGGTCGAACTCGCCGAGGCGATCGCGGACAAGCTCGACGTCGTCGGCCTGCTCGCGGTGGAGATGTTCGTCGTCGGCGACGACATCCTCGTCAACGAACTCGCCCCCCGCCCCCACAACAGCGGCCACCTGACCTTCGACGCCTGCGTCACCAGCCAGTTCGAGCAGCAACTAAGGGCCGTCTGCGGCCTCCCCCTCGGCGACCCAAGCCTGCTATGCGGCGGAGCCGCCATGGCCAACCTCCTCGGCGACCTGTGGGCCGATGGCGAACCGAACTGGCCCGCCGCATTGCAAGACCCCCGCGTCAAGCTCCACCTCTATGGCAAGACCGAAGCAAGGAAAGGGCGGAAGATGGGCCACTTGGCAGTCTGCCTAAGCCGTCCAGATAAACATGCTGCTCAAGAAGTGGTCGCAGGGATCAGAGGGTCAATCATTCGATGTTGCTCGAATTAA